The DNA region CACCCCGACCTCCTCTGGGCGAGCGTCTTCGCGGCCCTCGCGCAGTCCTCGAACCTGATGTGGTACTTCGTGGGCCTGGAGCGCGCGGGCGTGGCCTCCACCCTGGACGTGATCGCCAAGGTGATCGCCACGGTGGGGCTGTTCGTCTTCGTGCGCGGGCCGCAAGACGCGTGGTGGATTCCTGCCCTCCAGGGGGGCGCGGCCCTGGTGTCGAGCCTCCTTGCCCTGTGGCTCGCGCACCGCGAGGTGCCGATGCTGCGTCCTTCCCTGGGGCGCGCGCTCACCTCGCTGAGGATGGGCTGGAGCATGTTCTTATTTTCGGGGGCGGCGGTTTTGTCCACCACGGGGAGTGCGTTCTTGCTGGGGCTTTTCGTGGAGCCCCGGTTGCTGGGGTACTACAACGGCGCCGACCGCATCGCGCGCGCCGCCCAGGGCCTGCTGCAACCGCTGACCCGGGCGCTCTATCCCCGCTTCAGCCGGATCGCGCACGGGAGCCGGGCGGAGGCGCGGGCCCTGTTGCCCGTCAGCGTCCGGCTGGTGGGGGGGGTGGGGCTGATCCTGTGCCTGGCGGTCGCGCTCGGCGCGCCGTTGTGGGTGAGGGTGCTCCTGGGGCCCGAGTTCGCCCCCTCGGTTCCGGTGCTGCGGGTCCTCGCGCTGCTCCCGCTGGTGATCGGGCTCAACCTGTCGCTGGGCATCCTGTGGCTGCTGCCGCTGGGGCTCGACCGGCCCTTCAACACGGCGATCATCGGGGGAACGGTGCTGGGCGCGCTCCTGATCGTCGTGCTCGCCCCAACCTACGGGTTGATCGGCACGGCGGCGGCAGTCGTCCTGGGCGAGACCGTGGTCCTCGCGGGGCTTGCCCTGGTGTGCCGCCACACCCTGCGCACCCGCCTGAAGGTGGAGAACGTGGAGGTCGAACGTGCATCTGTCGCGCCGTAAAGTGGAGTTCTGGCTGCACGCGGGCTTATTCAGCCTGTACCTGGGCACGCTGTCTTTGCTCGGGCTGGCCGAACGCCTGAACGAGACGCTCGGGAACCTCGCCCAGGTGGGCCTGCTGGGCCTGACCCTGTTGCTGCTGATCGTCACCGTCTTGCGGACCCGGCGCGTTCCGATGTTCGGTCTCGTGCTGTTGGGGCTCTTGCCTTACGCGCACTACGCCTTTTTCTGGGCGACGGGCGAGTCGACCGCCGGGGCCTTCATCTACCTGTACAAATTCGGCGGCTTTCTCCTCGCCCCCTTCGTGTGGTGGTGGGCACGCCGTCACGACGACGGGCAGGTCGAGCGCGTCGTGATGCTGCTGGCCCTGGTCGCCGCGGTGCGGGCGCTGCTCGCCTTCGCCCTGCCCGGTTTGCACCCTGGGGCGGCGGGTGGGGGGGGCTCGGCCTTCGCGGACGACTTCAGCATCTACGAGCGGGTGGGGGGCCTCGCCCGGGTCTTTTACCCCGGGATGGCCCTGGTGTTCCTCGGGCTGCTCATGTCGCTGGAAAACGCGCTGTCGGGCCGGGTCAGTCGGCTGTGGCCGGAGGTCTTCAAGGTGGGCCTGTTCTTCGCGGCCCTGCTCGTGACGTTCTCGCGCGGCACGATCATCTTCGCCGTGCTGCTGACCGTGCTGTACGTCCTCGTGCGGGTCTTGCAACGTCCCGTCGCGCAGTTTCGCCTCGCCCGGATCGCGCTCGGCGGCGTCGTCGTGCTCGGCGCCCTCACGCTGGTGTTGTCCTTCTCGTCGCTCGGCGCCTCGCTGGGCGACTCGCTCTCGGGTCTGCAACGCTCCGACCGCCTCACCCTCGACCGCGCGAACATCACCTGGCGCGAGCGGCAGGTGGACCTGGCCTTCAGCCTCGTGAACACGGACGCGGAGCGGGTGTGGGGGGTGGGCACGAACACCCTGATCCCGAGCAACCCGGATCTGCTGATCGGCGCCACCAACGACTTGCACTACTCGTACCACTCGATTCTGTGGACCTTCGGCTACGTGGGGCTGGGGCTGCTGGTGGCGTTCGGCATCGTGCAGCCGCTCGTGAGGGCCCTGTGGGCCCGGGGGCGCTGGGTGCTGCCCTTCGCCTTCACCACCCTCTTTATCGCCCTGGTGGGCGGCTACACCATCGTGTTCACTTCTCCCGACTGGAACTTCATGGTGGGGCTGTGCGCGGCGTACCTGAGTGCCCGCGCCGCCCGCCCGCAGCGCGTCTCGTCCCCCGAGA from Deinococcus planocerae includes:
- a CDS encoding flippase, coding for MEERGSDRRGFLGNLAALFGVQAATYVLPLLTTPFLARVLGPTALGLLVFAQAFGGLLGLLVQYGFDLSANREVARARGDSARLAGLLSGVMSAKLLLTLPAVALALLASVTVPSLRAHPDLLWASVFAALAQSSNLMWYFVGLERAGVASTLDVIAKVIATVGLFVFVRGPQDAWWIPALQGGAALVSSLLALWLAHREVPMLRPSLGRALTSLRMGWSMFLFSGAAVLSTTGSAFLLGLFVEPRLLGYYNGADRIARAAQGLLQPLTRALYPRFSRIAHGSRAEARALLPVSVRLVGGVGLILCLAVALGAPLWVRVLLGPEFAPSVPVLRVLALLPLVIGLNLSLGILWLLPLGLDRPFNTAIIGGTVLGALLIVVLAPTYGLIGTAAAVVLGETVVLAGLALVCRHTLRTRLKVENVEVERASVAP
- a CDS encoding O-antigen ligase family protein, producing the protein MHLSRRKVEFWLHAGLFSLYLGTLSLLGLAERLNETLGNLAQVGLLGLTLLLLIVTVLRTRRVPMFGLVLLGLLPYAHYAFFWATGESTAGAFIYLYKFGGFLLAPFVWWWARRHDDGQVERVVMLLALVAAVRALLAFALPGLHPGAAGGGGSAFADDFSIYERVGGLARVFYPGMALVFLGLLMSLENALSGRVSRLWPEVFKVGLFFAALLVTFSRGTIIFAVLLTVLYVLVRVLQRPVAQFRLARIALGGVVVLGALTLVLSFSSLGASLGDSLSGLQRSDRLTLDRANITWRERQVDLAFSLVNTDAERVWGVGTNTLIPSNPDLLIGATNDLHYSYHSILWTFGYVGLGLLVAFGIVQPLVRALWARGRWVLPFAFTTLFIALVGGYTIVFTSPDWNFMVGLCAAYLSARAARPQRVSSPETPDLQPA